A window of Tautonia plasticadhaerens contains these coding sequences:
- a CDS encoding DUF1499 domain-containing protein, protein MSWFDGLRRNRAELRVDATDPDLRPFAVSLAPIHAVTWARGVIAGWPRWTVVAAYEDRGMIHATHTTRLWRFTDDVHLAFEPDSRGSLVSARSQSRVGKGDLGQNARNLKELSRRLHRADSDRQARMASGAAARG, encoded by the coding sequence ATGAGCTGGTTCGACGGACTCAGACGGAATCGCGCCGAACTCAGGGTGGACGCGACCGACCCCGACCTGAGGCCATTCGCCGTGTCGCTGGCGCCGATCCACGCCGTCACCTGGGCCCGGGGCGTGATCGCCGGCTGGCCCCGTTGGACCGTGGTCGCCGCCTACGAGGACCGGGGGATGATCCACGCCACCCACACCACCCGGCTCTGGCGCTTCACGGACGACGTGCACCTCGCCTTCGAGCCCGACTCCCGAGGGTCGCTCGTCTCGGCGCGCAGCCAGTCCCGGGTCGGCAAGGGTGACCTCGGCCAGAATGCCCGGAACCTGAAGGAGTTGTCCCGACGCCTCCACCGGGCCGACTCGGACCGCCAGGCCCGGATGGCCAGCGGGGCGGCGGCCAGGGGCTGA
- a CDS encoding DHH family phosphoesterase has translation MDLDWSPLSELIASHDRFLLTTHVRPDGDALGSEVGLAGLLEQRGKHVRVVNSSPTPPRYDFLAPRARFFERFAEVRADNLADRQAMVILDLSSWSQLGDMVEFVRGFAGPKLVIDHHVSEDDLGAVILKDVTAEATGTLVLRACRALGAAVSPVMATALMTAIAMDTGWFRHSNVSPSTMRDAAELAEHGAPIHGVYRLLFERNTPGRMKLVGRALSGLTLAIDGRVAHASVTRDDLIKAGAIPSDTEDLIDLLAGISGVEVAMLLIEQPKGGVKVSLRSRSELDVAELAGRFGGGGHRAAAGAQMPDPLSDSRERVLRALRPMMGVAVTP, from the coding sequence ATGGATCTGGACTGGTCGCCCCTGTCCGAGCTGATCGCCTCCCACGATCGGTTCCTGCTTACGACCCACGTGAGGCCCGACGGCGACGCGCTCGGCTCGGAGGTCGGGCTCGCCGGCCTGCTGGAGCAGCGGGGAAAGCACGTCCGGGTCGTCAATTCCAGCCCGACGCCGCCCCGGTACGACTTCCTCGCGCCCCGGGCCCGGTTCTTCGAGCGCTTCGCCGAGGTGAGGGCCGACAACCTGGCCGACCGCCAGGCGATGGTGATCCTCGACCTGTCGAGCTGGTCGCAGCTGGGGGACATGGTCGAGTTCGTCCGGGGATTCGCCGGGCCGAAGCTGGTGATCGACCACCACGTCTCCGAGGACGACCTGGGGGCCGTGATCCTCAAGGACGTGACCGCCGAGGCGACCGGCACGCTGGTCCTCCGGGCCTGCCGGGCTCTGGGGGCGGCCGTCTCGCCGGTGATGGCCACCGCCCTGATGACGGCGATCGCCATGGATACCGGCTGGTTCCGGCACTCCAACGTCTCCCCCTCGACGATGCGGGACGCCGCCGAGCTGGCCGAGCACGGGGCGCCGATCCACGGCGTCTACCGGCTCCTGTTCGAGCGCAACACCCCGGGGCGGATGAAGCTGGTCGGTCGGGCCCTCTCGGGCCTGACCCTGGCGATCGACGGCCGTGTGGCCCACGCGAGCGTGACCCGGGACGACCTGATCAAGGCCGGGGCGATCCCCTCGGATACCGAGGACCTGATCGACCTGCTGGCGGGGATCTCGGGGGTCGAGGTCGCCATGCTGCTGATCGAGCAGCCGAAGGGGGGGGTGAAGGTGAGCCTCCGCTCCCGGAGCGAGCTCGACGTGGCCGAGCTCGCCGGCCGGTTCGGCGGCGGCGGCCATCGGGCCGCGGCCGGGGCCCAGATGCCCGACCCGCTCTCCGACTCCCGGGAGCGGGTGCTCAGGGCGCTCCGCCCGATGATGGGCGTCGCGGTCACCCCCTGA
- a CDS encoding cytochrome b N-terminal domain-containing protein — protein MRNHSRFSEWVDERTGLVSFLGRTSEEPVRGGAGLRHVFGSALAGAFLIQLVTGLLLMTSYVPSSSHAWGSVWYIDNQMALGWVIRGLHHFGSSAVVVLLAMHLVQTILLAAYRSPREFNWWLGLVMMFAALGLALTGYLLPWDQKGYWATRVATNIAGTTPVIGPLAQRVLVGGIEYGNQTLTRLYGLHVGVFPMVLVLGLLGHWALARRHGLSGRGRPGKDDTYSPAQAFYNLLAIALVLGILLTIVLVNGGAGLEAPADPSGTDYPARPEWYFLALYQLLNEFDSDTEIIGTMVIPGAIVTLLFLLPVLDRLFPRRLVHFGACAMIFVVLGGAGALMTKALLADRGDAAFVLARLEADRHRERADALAEAAGLPPEGAGYLMARDPLSRGMDLLEANCLSCHAYAGEGRVQVQVAQPTADQLLLVDPARLSGVAADLPDAVLRRVAFAVPKEFDPRSAEREETTPGSTLYRVEGINAQGERVVAETSLGDDHVVVSTHSVQSASDLKGFGTRAWLRGLLEDPSSPRYFGLVPQCGGMASWKESSKLTPGQLDEVADFFDEHVIPATPGLSAAAWELQFAEAEEPPPGYQHFINECADCHLWGLGGADSTGVDSPNVYGWGSPTWIRRMIEEPGARDLYGYLADHEQMPGFEGQLTEADLGVIIRLLRGEYLPADRSSGPSAEGTPAVIEGLEASRAD, from the coding sequence TTGCGTAACCACAGCCGATTCTCCGAGTGGGTCGACGAGCGGACCGGGCTGGTCTCGTTCCTCGGCCGGACGTCCGAGGAGCCGGTCCGGGGGGGGGCGGGGCTGCGCCACGTCTTCGGCTCGGCGCTGGCCGGCGCGTTCCTGATTCAGCTCGTCACCGGCCTGCTGCTGATGACCTCGTATGTGCCGTCGTCTTCCCACGCCTGGGGGAGCGTCTGGTACATCGACAACCAGATGGCCCTGGGCTGGGTGATCCGGGGCCTGCACCATTTCGGCTCCTCCGCCGTGGTGGTCCTGCTGGCGATGCACCTGGTCCAGACGATCCTGCTGGCCGCCTACCGGTCCCCCCGGGAGTTCAACTGGTGGCTCGGCCTGGTGATGATGTTCGCCGCGCTCGGGCTGGCGCTGACCGGCTACCTGCTGCCCTGGGACCAGAAGGGGTACTGGGCGACGCGGGTGGCCACGAACATCGCCGGGACTACTCCCGTGATCGGCCCGCTGGCCCAGCGGGTGCTCGTCGGCGGCATCGAGTACGGCAATCAGACCCTGACGAGGCTCTACGGCTTGCACGTGGGGGTCTTCCCGATGGTGCTCGTGCTCGGCCTGCTCGGGCACTGGGCCCTGGCACGCCGCCACGGCCTGTCGGGGAGGGGGCGCCCCGGGAAGGACGACACGTATTCCCCGGCGCAGGCGTTCTACAACCTGCTGGCGATCGCGCTGGTGCTGGGCATCCTGCTGACGATCGTCCTCGTCAACGGGGGTGCCGGCCTGGAGGCCCCCGCGGATCCGTCGGGGACGGACTACCCGGCCCGCCCGGAGTGGTACTTCCTCGCGCTGTATCAGCTGCTCAACGAGTTCGACAGCGACACCGAGATCATCGGCACGATGGTCATCCCCGGGGCGATCGTGACGCTCCTCTTCCTGCTGCCGGTGCTCGACCGCCTGTTCCCGAGGCGGCTGGTCCACTTCGGGGCCTGCGCGATGATCTTCGTCGTGCTCGGCGGCGCCGGGGCGCTGATGACCAAGGCGCTGCTGGCCGACCGCGGGGACGCCGCCTTCGTCCTCGCCCGCCTGGAGGCGGACCGCCATCGAGAGCGGGCCGATGCCCTGGCCGAGGCCGCCGGCCTCCCCCCCGAGGGGGCGGGCTACCTGATGGCCCGGGATCCGCTCTCCCGGGGGATGGATCTGCTGGAGGCCAACTGCCTGAGCTGCCATGCCTACGCCGGCGAGGGCCGGGTCCAGGTCCAGGTGGCCCAGCCGACGGCCGATCAGCTCCTGCTGGTCGACCCGGCCCGGCTCTCCGGGGTGGCGGCGGATCTGCCGGACGCGGTCCTCCGGCGGGTCGCATTCGCCGTCCCGAAGGAGTTCGATCCGAGATCGGCCGAACGCGAGGAGACCACCCCGGGATCGACCCTCTATCGAGTCGAGGGGATCAACGCCCAGGGGGAGCGGGTCGTCGCCGAGACGTCCCTGGGGGACGATCATGTCGTCGTCTCGACCCACAGCGTCCAGTCCGCCTCCGACCTGAAGGGGTTCGGCACCCGGGCCTGGCTCCGGGGCCTGCTGGAGGACCCGTCGTCTCCGCGGTACTTCGGCCTGGTCCCGCAATGCGGCGGCATGGCCTCCTGGAAGGAGTCCTCGAAGCTGACCCCCGGGCAGCTGGACGAGGTCGCCGATTTCTTCGATGAGCACGTGATCCCCGCCACCCCCGGCCTCTCGGCGGCGGCCTGGGAGCTGCAATTCGCGGAGGCCGAGGAGCCGCCCCCCGGCTACCAGCATTTCATCAACGAGTGCGCGGATTGCCACCTGTGGGGGCTGGGCGGGGCGGACTCCACCGGGGTCGACTCGCCGAACGTCTACGGCTGGGGGTCGCCGACCTGGATCCGCCGGATGATCGAGGAGCCCGGCGCCCGGGATCTCTACGGCTACCTCGCCGACCATGAGCAGATGCCGGGCTTCGAGGGGCAGCTCACCGAGGCGGATCTGGGCGTCATCATCCGGCTCCTCAGGGGGGAGTACCTGCCGGCCGATCGATCGAGCGGCCCCTCGGCCGAGGGGACCCCCGCCGTGATCGAGGGCCTGGAGGCCTCCCGGGCCGATTGA
- a CDS encoding vitamin K epoxide reductase family protein, which produces MTPSLLSRQLRQGSSPFLRNRRAVAGLGLLAAGSMGLITLYQMGLIRHLPEPRLPGLDADRVDAAPEAYARMRLPMPDAPLGLVSYATTIALASAGGLDRSRTHPWLPIALLAKTAIDALQAGKLTWEQWDRHRAFCSWCLLAAGATAAALPLTIPEARDGLDRLIDELA; this is translated from the coding sequence ATGACCCCCTCCCTCCTGAGTCGACAGCTCCGCCAGGGGTCCTCCCCCTTCCTCCGCAATCGCCGGGCGGTCGCCGGCCTGGGCCTGCTGGCCGCCGGCTCGATGGGGCTGATCACCCTGTACCAGATGGGTCTGATCCGCCACCTGCCCGAGCCCCGACTGCCCGGCCTCGACGCCGATCGGGTCGACGCCGCCCCCGAGGCCTATGCCCGGATGAGGCTCCCCATGCCCGACGCCCCGCTCGGCCTGGTGAGCTACGCGACGACCATCGCCCTGGCCTCCGCCGGGGGGCTCGATCGCTCCCGAACCCATCCCTGGTTGCCGATCGCCCTGCTGGCCAAAACGGCGATCGACGCCCTCCAGGCCGGCAAGCTGACCTGGGAGCAGTGGGACCGCCACCGAGCCTTCTGCTCCTGGTGCCTGCTCGCCGCCGGGGCGACCGCCGCCGCCCTGCCGTTGACCATCCCCGAGGCCCGGGACGGCCTCGACCGCCTGATCGACGAGCTCGCCTGA
- the fliW gene encoding flagellar assembly protein FliW, which yields MNVVTTRFGPIQVRELDVVQIPEGLVGFRGTTQFVLWPDAEVHGLAWLQSTAEPDLAFAMVPPQLAVSDYRVDLRPGDRTALELDEAGDPLVYVILNRGEQGLTVNLQGPLVFNLARRLGRQLVLTSSRYAVRFPLGEPEASPAVLTRPSALRATA from the coding sequence GTGAACGTCGTCACGACTCGATTCGGGCCGATCCAGGTCCGGGAACTGGACGTCGTCCAGATCCCCGAGGGCCTGGTCGGTTTCCGAGGAACCACGCAGTTCGTCCTCTGGCCCGACGCGGAGGTCCACGGCCTGGCCTGGCTGCAATCCACGGCCGAACCGGACCTGGCCTTCGCGATGGTGCCGCCGCAACTGGCCGTCTCGGACTATCGGGTCGACCTCAGGCCCGGTGACCGCACGGCCCTGGAGCTGGACGAGGCGGGCGACCCGCTCGTCTACGTGATCCTCAATCGCGGCGAGCAGGGGCTGACCGTCAATCTCCAGGGGCCCCTGGTCTTCAACCTGGCGCGCCGGCTCGGCCGGCAGCTCGTGTTGACCTCCAGCCGCTATGCGGTCCGTTTCCCGCTGGGGGAACCGGAGGCGTCGCCTGCGGTGCTGACTCGCCCCTCGGCGCTTCGAGCCACAGCCTGA
- a CDS encoding DUF1571 domain-containing protein gives MAANRTAVGRLPIVAVIGAVIPISLISAAGWWFTAPLESPAPAAARPDESSADATTAGPRPAPLAEWPAGRLDGREAKRYLLAFMEQAVRRLDRVDGYTAVLTRQERIGGELGPEQRLRIKIQHEPFAVFLRFEAPNAGKEVLFHEGRFEDHLLAHNGDWTRRLIPRFKLDPHGPIALADNRHPITEAGLAHLSRKLLQYRKLDLDDPHAETILDRSTDEDGRLWYRSVHTHSTYTDERPFAYVEIRYCPDLLLPLQIESYDWPEPCCDLEDVELAERYHYSDIDLDVSFSALDFDPTNPEYGFQRY, from the coding sequence ATGGCTGCGAATCGAACCGCCGTCGGTCGCCTGCCGATCGTCGCCGTGATCGGGGCCGTGATCCCCATCTCGCTGATCTCGGCCGCCGGCTGGTGGTTCACCGCTCCGCTCGAATCGCCCGCCCCGGCGGCGGCCCGCCCGGACGAGTCGTCGGCCGATGCGACCACGGCCGGGCCCCGGCCGGCGCCGCTGGCCGAATGGCCGGCCGGACGCCTGGACGGCCGGGAGGCCAAGCGCTACCTCCTCGCCTTCATGGAGCAGGCGGTCCGTCGGCTCGATCGGGTCGACGGTTATACCGCGGTCCTGACCCGTCAGGAGCGGATCGGCGGCGAACTGGGCCCCGAGCAGCGGCTGAGGATCAAGATCCAGCACGAACCATTCGCGGTTTTCCTCCGCTTCGAGGCCCCCAATGCGGGCAAGGAAGTCCTCTTCCACGAGGGGCGCTTCGAGGACCATCTGCTCGCCCACAACGGCGACTGGACCCGACGCCTGATCCCCCGGTTCAAGCTCGATCCCCACGGGCCGATCGCCCTGGCCGACAATCGACACCCGATCACCGAGGCCGGACTCGCCCACCTCTCCCGGAAGCTTCTCCAGTACCGGAAGCTCGACCTCGACGACCCGCACGCCGAGACGATCCTCGACCGCTCGACCGACGAGGACGGCAGGCTCTGGTACCGATCCGTCCACACCCACTCGACCTACACCGACGAGCGGCCCTTCGCCTACGTCGAGATCCGCTATTGCCCCGACCTTCTGCTCCCCCTGCAGATCGAGAGCTACGACTGGCCGGAGCCCTGCTGCGACCTGGAGGACGTGGAACTGGCCGAGCGCTACCATTACTCCGACATCGACCTCGACGTCTCCTTCTCCGCGCTCGACTTCGACCCCACCAACCCCGAGTACGGCTTCCAGCGGTACTGA
- a CDS encoding QcrA and Rieske domain-containing protein, whose translation MNRRDWFRYGTAGLKGLIALTLAVPGAAYLLTPLLKRREDDAEFRRLARLGDLAVGEPRSFSIVEEQRDAWVTYPATPIGTVWLVRQPAGADEPVLALSAECPHLACKIKQSGDGRGFVCPCHASIFGIDGARVNAISPRGMDRLEVAPVDPDDPNSEIRVKFRRFRTGTEERIPLA comes from the coding sequence ATGAATCGCCGCGATTGGTTCCGCTACGGGACGGCCGGGCTCAAGGGCCTGATCGCCCTGACCCTGGCCGTGCCGGGTGCGGCCTACCTGCTGACCCCCCTGCTCAAGCGACGCGAGGACGACGCCGAGTTCCGCCGGCTGGCCCGGCTGGGAGATCTCGCCGTCGGCGAGCCGAGGTCGTTCTCAATCGTCGAGGAGCAGCGGGACGCCTGGGTCACCTACCCCGCCACGCCGATCGGCACGGTCTGGCTGGTCCGCCAGCCGGCGGGGGCCGACGAGCCGGTGCTCGCGCTCTCGGCCGAATGCCCGCACCTGGCCTGCAAGATCAAGCAGTCGGGGGACGGCCGGGGGTTTGTCTGCCCCTGCCACGCCAGCATCTTCGGGATCGACGGCGCCCGGGTGAACGCGATCTCCCCCCGGGGGATGGATCGCCTGGAGGTCGCCCCGGTCGACCCGGACGACCCCAACTCCGAGATCCGGGTGAAGTTCCGGCGCTTCCGCACCGGGACCGAGGAGAGGATCCCCCTTGCGTAA
- the csrA gene encoding carbon storage regulator CsrA, producing the protein MLVLSRHRDESIIIGDDIVITVVDIRGDKVRLGIAAPIEISVHRQEVYEAIQRENRQASRLDPQDARRIDRLTGPPLRREPRRTRPETG; encoded by the coding sequence ATGCTGGTCCTGTCCCGACACCGCGATGAGAGCATCATCATCGGGGATGACATCGTCATCACCGTGGTGGACATACGGGGCGACAAGGTCCGTTTGGGGATCGCGGCCCCGATCGAGATCTCCGTGCACCGCCAGGAGGTGTACGAGGCCATCCAGCGCGAGAATCGGCAGGCGAGCCGACTGGATCCCCAGGATGCCCGCCGGATCGACCGGCTCACGGGCCCCCCGCTCCGGCGAGAGCCGAGGCGGACCCGACCCGAGACCGGCTGA
- a CDS encoding DUF6807 domain-containing protein has product MRRAPTPRSGLGGLAVALFVSLGTGAAASPIGQEPGIELAVDAGRFDRRDTPMQISIRADEIPDPLAARLRDAAGPGSGLVLREVGRDEGGVVAQVDVLPETPDEIRVTWILPGATGAGTARVFTPDFDARTDGPTTWSLDTAPEGHLELSNRGKSVFRYNTRPVSHPDHPEPNQPRDAYIHPAFSPSGQMVTGDYSAESHPHHRGFFLAYTKTEVGDLHPDFWNIQGGSGKVHFDRLGDAKAGPVTARFSTYHRWEASRPGGEPVVVLRERWDVEAFDIPGSPYWLIDLTSSQQAEARPMVLPPYRYGGMAYRGPDSFFPEGVLDVLTSEGLGRVQGDQQPARWVDLTGPIVDGSEAYAGAAIFDHPSNVNHPTPARIHPTRLPFFCFVPGHDTAVTIGTDAPTVFRYRILIHDGRPDGDLNDRLWDDFAEPPEVTVTVANP; this is encoded by the coding sequence ATGCGACGAGCCCCAACTCCGCGATCGGGCCTCGGCGGCCTTGCGGTCGCCCTGTTCGTGTCCCTGGGGACCGGGGCGGCCGCCTCTCCCATCGGACAGGAGCCGGGGATCGAACTGGCCGTCGATGCCGGCCGGTTCGATCGCCGCGACACCCCCATGCAAATCTCGATCCGGGCCGACGAGATCCCGGATCCGCTCGCCGCCCGGCTTCGGGACGCGGCAGGTCCGGGCTCCGGCCTTGTCCTCCGGGAAGTTGGCCGTGACGAGGGGGGCGTCGTGGCCCAGGTGGACGTCCTGCCCGAAACCCCCGACGAGATCCGGGTCACGTGGATCCTGCCGGGAGCGACCGGGGCGGGGACGGCACGCGTCTTCACGCCGGATTTCGACGCCCGGACCGACGGACCCACGACCTGGTCCCTCGACACCGCCCCGGAGGGGCACCTCGAACTCTCGAATCGGGGCAAATCAGTCTTCCGGTACAACACCCGGCCCGTCAGCCACCCCGACCACCCGGAGCCGAACCAGCCGAGGGACGCCTACATCCACCCGGCCTTCTCGCCGTCGGGACAAATGGTCACCGGGGACTACTCCGCGGAGTCGCACCCGCACCACCGGGGGTTCTTCCTCGCCTACACCAAGACCGAGGTCGGCGACCTGCACCCCGACTTCTGGAACATCCAGGGCGGCTCGGGCAAGGTCCACTTCGACCGCCTCGGCGACGCGAAGGCCGGACCCGTGACCGCCCGGTTCTCGACCTACCACCGCTGGGAGGCGTCCCGGCCGGGGGGGGAACCGGTCGTCGTGCTGAGGGAGCGTTGGGACGTCGAGGCGTTCGACATCCCGGGTTCTCCGTACTGGTTGATCGACCTGACCTCCAGTCAGCAGGCCGAAGCCCGGCCGATGGTGCTCCCCCCCTATCGATACGGCGGCATGGCCTATCGGGGCCCCGATTCGTTCTTCCCCGAGGGGGTGCTCGACGTCCTCACCAGCGAGGGGCTCGGCCGCGTCCAGGGTGACCAGCAGCCGGCCCGATGGGTGGACCTCACCGGGCCAATCGTCGACGGCTCCGAGGCATATGCCGGTGCCGCCATCTTCGACCATCCCTCGAACGTCAATCACCCGACCCCGGCCCGGATCCACCCCACGAGGCTGCCGTTCTTCTGCTTCGTCCCCGGCCACGACACCGCCGTCACGATCGGCACGGACGCCCCGACCGTCTTCCGCTACCGGATCCTCATCCACGATGGCCGCCCGGACGGCGATCTCAACGACCGACTCTGGGATGATTTCGCCGAGCCTCCCGAGGTGACGGTGACCGTCGCCAATCCCTGA
- a CDS encoding gamma-glutamyl-gamma-aminobutyrate hydrolase family protein, whose amino-acid sequence MTKEKDRPLIGINMDLRGMGRGELPHSLVQSGYYDSILTAGGIPVLIPPLFREHEVAPLLDRLDGLVLTGGDDMDPRKQNVAPHQSVRVMSERREAADRLLCRMAAKRKLATLGIGLGMQEMNVEHGGGLFVHVPEDLPRAIPHRDPHGGAHRHIVIMEPGTLLEEIYGEGEIRVNSYHHQGVRKLAPMFRPAAHAPDGLLEAYEYHDMDEWWCVGVQWHPENEGHISLDTQLLEAFIQASGRGFRRLAPSKVKAA is encoded by the coding sequence ATGACGAAGGAGAAGGATCGGCCGCTCATCGGGATCAACATGGACCTGCGGGGCATGGGCCGGGGCGAGCTGCCCCACAGCCTCGTCCAGTCGGGATATTACGACTCCATCCTCACCGCCGGCGGCATTCCCGTGCTCATCCCGCCGCTGTTCCGGGAGCACGAGGTCGCGCCGCTGCTCGACCGGCTGGACGGCCTGGTCTTGACCGGCGGCGACGACATGGACCCCCGCAAGCAGAACGTCGCCCCGCACCAGTCGGTCCGGGTGATGTCCGAGCGGAGGGAGGCGGCCGACCGCCTGCTCTGCCGGATGGCCGCCAAGCGGAAGCTGGCGACCCTGGGCATCGGGCTCGGCATGCAGGAGATGAACGTCGAGCACGGGGGCGGCCTGTTCGTCCACGTGCCGGAGGACCTGCCCCGGGCGATCCCGCACCGCGACCCGCACGGGGGCGCCCACCGGCACATCGTGATCATGGAGCCGGGCACCCTGCTGGAGGAGATCTACGGCGAGGGGGAGATCCGGGTCAACAGCTACCACCACCAGGGCGTCCGCAAGCTCGCCCCGATGTTCCGCCCCGCCGCCCACGCGCCCGACGGGCTCCTGGAGGCGTACGAATATCACGACATGGACGAGTGGTGGTGTGTCGGCGTCCAGTGGCACCCCGAGAACGAGGGCCACATCTCGCTCGACACCCAGCTGCTCGAGGCGTTCATCCAGGCCTCCGGCCGGGGCTTCCGCCGGCTCGCCCCGTCGAAGGTCAAGGCCGCCTGA
- a CDS encoding DinB family protein has protein sequence MTRLDVLIDQLRSARIYTEAILAETPQADWFRMPPGGVSHVAWQVGHLAIAEYRLGLERIRGRRDDDPALLPDPFLEVFGRGSVPAPDPTAYPPAREIRAVFDAVHGRTMAELAGLTDSALDEPPEVAHRLCATKLQILGWCARHEMVHSGQIALLRRQLGSEPLW, from the coding sequence ATGACCCGCCTCGACGTGCTGATCGATCAGCTCCGCTCTGCCCGAATTTATACCGAGGCGATCCTCGCCGAGACCCCGCAGGCCGACTGGTTCCGGATGCCGCCCGGAGGCGTCTCCCACGTGGCCTGGCAGGTGGGGCACCTGGCGATCGCCGAATATCGGCTCGGCCTCGAACGCATCCGGGGGCGGAGAGACGACGATCCGGCCCTCCTCCCCGATCCCTTCCTCGAAGTCTTCGGGAGGGGTTCGGTCCCCGCGCCGGATCCGACGGCCTATCCCCCCGCCCGCGAGATCCGGGCGGTCTTCGACGCCGTCCACGGCAGGACGATGGCCGAACTGGCCGGCCTGACCGATTCGGCGCTGGACGAGCCCCCCGAGGTGGCCCACCGGCTTTGCGCGACGAAGCTGCAGATCCTGGGCTGGTGCGCCCGCCACGAGATGGTGCACTCGGGACAGATCGCCCTGCTCCGGCGGCAACTCGGCTCGGAACCGCTCTGGTGA
- the thiC gene encoding phosphomethylpyrimidine synthase ThiC, which yields MTQIEQARRGLVSPEMKFVARREGLRPELVRDEVARGRMVIPANREHLKLGLQPMGIGLKAACKINANIGNSAVTSDIGNELEKLRSAVDLGADTVMDLSTGGEIDDIRRAVIAASPVPIGTVPIYQAIQQVKKPEDITEEGLLGVVEHQARQGVDYMTIHAGILREFVPLTAHRITGIVSRGGSLMAQWMMAHGRENPFYNRFDDLCDIMREYDVTFSLGDSLRPGCLADASDEAQFAELKAMGELTRRAKQRGCQVMVEGPGHVPMDQIAMNMEKQAFECDEAPFYVLGPLVTDIAPGYDHITSAIGAAMAGWYGASMLCYVTPKEHLGLPEVEDVRQGVIAYKIAAHAADVARHREGARDRDDELSRARYSFDWNRQFELSLDPQTARRMHDETLPQEAFKSAAFCSMCGPKFCSMRISEDIRRHAREAAGLVVLEPEPAGAAG from the coding sequence ATGACCCAGATCGAACAGGCTCGCAGAGGTCTCGTCAGCCCCGAGATGAAGTTCGTCGCCCGCCGGGAGGGGCTCCGTCCCGAACTCGTCCGGGACGAGGTCGCCCGGGGCCGCATGGTCATCCCCGCCAATCGGGAGCACCTGAAGCTCGGGCTCCAGCCGATGGGCATCGGCCTGAAGGCCGCCTGCAAGATCAACGCGAATATCGGCAACTCGGCGGTGACCTCCGACATCGGGAACGAGCTGGAGAAGCTCCGATCCGCCGTCGACCTCGGCGCCGACACGGTCATGGACCTCTCCACCGGCGGCGAGATCGACGACATCCGGCGCGCCGTCATCGCCGCCAGCCCCGTCCCCATCGGCACCGTGCCGATCTACCAGGCGATCCAGCAGGTCAAGAAGCCCGAGGACATCACCGAGGAGGGCCTGCTCGGGGTCGTCGAGCACCAGGCGAGGCAGGGGGTCGACTACATGACGATCCACGCCGGGATCCTCCGCGAGTTCGTCCCGCTGACGGCGCACCGGATCACGGGGATCGTCTCCCGGGGCGGCTCGCTGATGGCCCAGTGGATGATGGCCCACGGCCGGGAGAACCCCTTCTACAACCGGTTCGACGACCTCTGCGACATCATGCGAGAATATGACGTCACCTTCAGCCTGGGCGACAGCCTCCGCCCCGGATGCCTGGCCGACGCCAGCGACGAGGCCCAGTTCGCCGAGCTGAAGGCCATGGGAGAGCTGACGAGGCGTGCCAAGCAACGGGGCTGCCAGGTCATGGTCGAGGGCCCCGGCCACGTGCCGATGGACCAGATCGCCATGAACATGGAGAAGCAGGCCTTCGAGTGCGACGAGGCCCCGTTCTACGTCCTCGGGCCGTTGGTGACGGACATCGCACCGGGTTACGACCACATCACCTCGGCGATCGGCGCCGCGATGGCCGGCTGGTACGGGGCGAGCATGCTCTGCTACGTCACCCCGAAGGAGCACCTCGGGCTCCCCGAGGTTGAGGACGTCCGCCAGGGGGTGATCGCGTACAAGATCGCCGCCCACGCCGCCGACGTCGCCCGCCACCGCGAGGGGGCCCGGGACCGGGACGACGAGCTGAGCCGGGCGCGCTACTCCTTCGACTGGAACCGCCAGTTCGAGCTGTCGCTCGACCCCCAGACCGCCCGCCGGATGCACGACGAGACGCTGCCCCAGGAGGCGTTCAAGAGCGCCGCCTTCTGCTCGATGTGCGGCCCGAAGTTCTGCTCGATGCGGATCAGCGAGGACATCCGCCGCCACGCCCGGGAGGCCGCCGGGCTCGTCGTCCTGGAGCCCGAGCCGGCCGGGGCAGCGGGCTGA